GCAGCTACACACGTACGTTTTCCAACCTTATTTCCTAAAGACAAAGACTGAATGACAATAATATCAATAACAACAGAAGGTCTAAATGAGGTGgttttcttttcaaaaagttttggtcagggttggagtcaattacaattgtaatcacgtaattgataacgAATTACAATTCCTTTCCCACACATATTTGactattattaacttgttattgtctcctcccctcaccctctaatagcacaatatcattattatcaaatcacacacacattgtctataacattttttctgtaattgtctctCTTTGTGTTATATAtggcaaaaaattaaaaagaaaagacaattaattacaattacgatgtacttataattgtaattttaagcaATCTGCTGGTGTTGCAATCTTAATTGAATCGTAATTcaatttagataattgactttgtaattgtaattggcatgaaaattctgtcaaatctgtcatttataatttcatttcatttactgCAAAACTttggatgaaaaacaaattgatgGATAAGAAAAATGTTGagtataatatatttataaaactgACTCATTATCATAAcagattgtttatttaaaactcattaattgtgatcaattgcactttagaacataattgtaattgactttcaggggataaaaaaaaaataatcataatttaattgtaattggggaaaaaatgccGTCACTGTAATCATAGCTGAATTGTatatgaacatggataattctGGATTTGGTGTTTAAAACTCTAAACAATGACATAAGGTAGTTAGTGCATCAGCAAAGGCATCAAATACTGAtctgatttaaaataaacactttaataGCATTTTTAGTTCACACCTTTTTGTTTTCTAACTCGTGCTGTTTCCGTCTCCTCAGCCTTCAGCCTGGACACGTGCAGAATCATGATTGCAATGCTTGACGTATCCTCTCACACACAATCCTAATGTCCGTCATAGCACGGCGTACACTGATACTTTCCACCTGAATGTCTCGAGCTGTTTGCACAGTAGGTGTGTCTCATGGTGGAACCAGGTAAACCAGCTGCTAGTTTAAAAACAGCCTTAACCAGGCCACGACCAGAGAGACTTCACTGGAAAAATGGGTTTCAATGAGTTTAAGGAACTGTTCCAGGCACTGAGCGGATGGAAGCAGAACTTCATGATGTTCGACCAGGACCGCAGCGGTACCGTTGAACCCCACGAGATGACTCAGGCTATCAGTGCGATGGGTGAGTCCATGCTATGGAAGAATGTCACACATTGACCTGGAATGACTCACTGATGACAAACCTTCAGTCACTCTTTGCTGTCATTAttggtgtttgtttttattgtgaagATGAGTCATCAAAAACAATGAGTTTATCAATGAAAGTACCTCATTCCATATGTTAATCACAGCCATAGTAGCTCAGAGTACTCTCATTCTTTCCTGTTTTGATGACGTCACTGACTGTTAAACTTCCCCAAATCATCGCAAAAATGCTgaatagagtcaactactgttaataatttgacattttattctttaggtcacctgtgtcaaactcaaggcccgggggccaaatcaggccatttaaagctcccaatttggcccgcaggagaaagtagaaatgacagcgaaaacatgagtcattgtGTCAATGACCAAATACTAATTAAGTAGTTGATATTCCAGTTCCTCCAAATATGCAATTAAATGGTACAATTCTTTTCCCATGCCTATATCACAAGTCATTTTTAACCCGAAATTGTTGTAAATTCTACAATTTTGCCTAAATTTTCTCCcaaaatttaaaatgatcaccaACTCAGTTCATACACCATCTGCTGAACCTGCCTTCTGATGAAGCTCATTTTCaatcacaagataacatgattaGCACTAGTCTCACCTTTACATGTAGCAAGAGATTTTGAACGGGATTATGGGTTGAATTAGACACGTTTGTCCAATTTTCACACTTTCTCGACATTCAATCAACTGTTTTCCAGTggaaaaatactgtataaatgCTTAATATTCTCCCATAACGTGCATGCGAGACATTTTCATGTCGTAATGGGGCCTGATTTTATAGAGAGTCGGAGAGAAAAAGAACAATTGTGATTAAAAACATAATGAATTGTGCTGAAtgagcatgttttttttactaccAGAATGTTTCCCTTTAAAGTGCATACAAGAGATGTAATCACTTGGCCTTTTTCCATGGACCTTTAATTATAAATCATGGCTATGTTCAGGctaagattaaaaaacaaaacaaaaaaaaaccagatacattgttgccatggtaacttgTCCATGAATCAAAGCTGCTCACTTTGTCAGGACTTGTAAAATTCTACTAAACTGAACTAAACCTGTCAGAAGAATCTGTTGATGTATTTTATGAAAGTTTTCACCCACATTAAAGGAGTATGGCTTTGGTAAGTTTTTTTGGataatttttcttcttctttctaacAGGCTACCGCATCAGTCCTCCGGCGCTCAACGCCATTATGAAGCGCTACAACAAAGGAGGTAGAATCTACTTTGACGACTACGTGGCCTGCTGTGTGAAACTTCGCGCCCTGACAGGTACGACTTTTAATCGTCTGCGTGACAAACCAAGCATCGTCTCTCTTTGTCTCACTGGTGACCTGTTGTCTTCTCCTGGGACAGAAAACTTCAAGAGGCGAGACACCATGCACCAAGGGAGTGTCACATTCCAGTATGATGACGTAAGTTCCCCAACATCCCAGTGTAGGACCACATGTAGGCAGATGATTAACATGTGTGTCTGTCTCCCGTTCACAGTTCATCCTGTGTACCATGGCCATCTGAGCACCAGCGCTCGTCCTCCAACAGTGCCTGACGGGACAGCAGGCCAGTATACCAGACTGATGGACAGAAACCACTGCTTTCAAAGTTCACTCCAGCTTTAGTCTCGTATGTCTCAAAGGGACTGTATCAcaatatgtattgtttttccATGTGCCTATTTTTACTATAAAAACACCACTGATAACACATGTGCTATAGTTAACAAGCAGAGTcctgatatactgtatgttttagaTGAATAAACTCAAAGGCTTTGTGGCCTGTGTTTGAATGTTCACAGTAAGCAGAGTAAGGCCAGATGTGCCATAATGAACTTTGAATATGCACTCCAATACAGCAAATCACCATAAATGAGTTGatttttaagaaaacaaaaaaattatttcacttttatgtttattt
This is a stretch of genomic DNA from Gouania willdenowi chromosome 2, fGouWil2.1, whole genome shotgun sequence. It encodes these proteins:
- the LOC114478572 gene encoding grancalcin-like, which produces MAYPGYGGYGAPMPGMAAPGMPPQGMPGGHMAGGHMAGGHMAGGPMPGGPMPGQMGMPMGGGPMGGPPMGGAPMGGVPSSGGYAPYGGAYPNTFGAQQPAANDPMWSYFTAIAGQDGEVDAQELQTCLTQSGFSGSYTPFSLDTCRIMIAMLDRDFTGKMGFNEFKELFQALSGWKQNFMMFDQDRSGTVEPHEMTQAISAMGYRISPPALNAIMKRYNKGGRIYFDDYVACCVKLRALTENFKRRDTMHQGSVTFQYDDFILCTMAI